In Tripterygium wilfordii isolate XIE 37 chromosome 17, ASM1340144v1, whole genome shotgun sequence, the genomic window GCGGAGCTCTGCCAGCGGCACCTGTTGTGGTGGTGGGGTGGTGGTGGTCGTGGTAGATGGGGCCAGTGTCAGTAGCAGCAGCATTACTATGATTTGCATTTGGTTTCTGGTTTGTATGTttttcaatctccctctgcgctCTAACCCCAGCTTTAGAGACATGCAGCTCCATCTCAGCTTCTGCTTCTTTTGCCATTCTAACTTCGTGAGCGATATCCATCCTTGCTTTCGCCAATTCCTTCTCCGCCTGCATCGACTCATGATCAGGACGTTAAGCTCATTCTGATACCACTATTTATGTGAATTACACTATAAGATATGATATGAAATCATTAACCTTCTCCTCGGCCTTGGCTTCAGCCTTGACCTTGCGCATTTCGCTCATATCATGAAGCTTGTCCTTCACAGCCTGCATTGTTCCTCTTCCTCTTGATCAACTCAACTCCTTGGTATTTTGTTAGTACTCCAAAACAAACAATCCCTGATGCTTTTCTCTCTAGCAATCAAACGCCATCTTTGCTTATATATGCAGAAATACATGGCAATCCTGCAAGTCCTGCTTAAATTTGTCCTACATCTTGGTGCCAACTTGTGGTTCTGGTGCCAAGTTCACTGAAGACCGATTCTCATGTAGAAATTACAGGCCACAAACAGTCAACTCTTGGTGACAAAATGGGCAATTGATCAGTTGGAATGAGCTGGGCTTAGGGTTACAACTCAAGCGGATGGATTTGGCAATTGGACCTTAATATTTGAAATTCTAGTTACAAATTACAATCAACATCCAATCAAGAAGGAAAATAACACAATCTAAAACAGTAAAATCTCTATCTTTCAAACCCGGTAACATCAGCACAACAGTTCAGAACTTCAAATGCTGTAGAACCCAGTAACCAAAGAGGTGAGCTCAGTTCTCGTAGCATGGCAGAAGAAAAGGTATA contains:
- the LOC119982908 gene encoding late embryogenesis abundant protein 6-like, whose amino-acid sequence is MQAVKDKLHDMSEMRKVKAEAKAEEKAEKELAKARMDIAHEVRMAKEAEAEMELHVSKAGVRAQREIEKHTNQKPNANHSNAAATDTGPIYHDHHHPTTTTGAAGRAPPS